Genomic window (Dolosigranulum savutiense):
AAATCGATCACATAATTCGTACACATCTGATAAATTATGAGAGGTAAATAGGATGGTGACTTGTTGTTTTAATTCTTTTATTAATTCTAACATGACATTTCTACTGACTACATCCATCCCAATCGTGGGTTCATCCAAAATCAATAAGGATGGATTGTGGAGTAGCGCCGCCAATAGATCTGCCCGCATTTTTTGTCCTAAACTCAATGTCCGCACAGGCCGATCCCAAAAATCCTTCACCCGCAATTTATCAGCATAGTAATGTAAGTTTTTCTGGTATTGTTCCGTATCAATTTTGTAGATTTCCTTATTTAAATCATAGGCATCTTTCGGTGAGACATCCCATCTTAATTGAGGTCTTTGTCCAAAGACTACTCCGACATCTTTCATAAGTAATTTCCGATGATCCACTGGCGTCTTTCCAAAGAGCTTAACCGAGCCATCATTAGGCGTTAAAATACCCAATATTAATTTCAATAGTGTTGACTTACCGGCACCATTTAGACCAATTAACCCGATTGTTTCGCCTTTATCGATCGTTAAGTTAATATGTTTTAAGGCATCTACCGTTTGGATATTTTTATGAATAAAACCGGACTTGATTGTATATTGTTTATTGACATTCTCAAGAATGATCATTCTGTTGTTCTCCTTTTTGACCTATATTTCTTAATTATATAATAACTTTATTAAATACCATTTGTCAATTGTAAATACAAATAAGCTAAATAAATGATGTTTATTTCATAATTATCTGACTGAATGCATAAAAAAACGACACCGCCTTATCAGCAGTGTCGTACATTTGTTTGATTATATCGATTTATCGCATTGTTACAAATTCTTCAGCTGAGGTCGGGTGGATGGCAATTGTATCGTCAAAGTCTTGTTTAGTCGCACCCATCTTGATCGCTACTGCAAATCCTTGTAACATCTCATCCATCCCAGCACCAATTCCATGCAAACCGACGACGCGTTCATCATCACCGACACAGACCAGTTTCATATGAGTGCGTTGACGGTGCGCTGTAATTGAGCTATGCATAGCGGTAAAGCTATTCGTATAGATCGTGACTTGATCATCACCATATTGTTCACGTGCATCTCGTTCGGTTAGTCCCACTGTGCCAATAGGTGGATGCGTGAAGACAACGGTTGGAATATTTTCATGATTCACGTGTGCATCTGGTTTACCACCAAATAAGCGTTCTGACAGTTGACGACCTTGTGCGATGGCAACTGGCGTTAATTCGACTTTTCCAATCACATCACCGACTGAATAAATACCGTCCGCTGTTGTATTTTGATATTTATCTACTTTAATATAGCCCTTGTTATCTAATTCAACTGCTGTATGTTCTAGACCTAGGTTATCGGTGCTCGGTTGGCGACCTGTTGCCCAGATAATCTCGTCCGTTTCATGAGTTGTTCCATCTGAGAAGTGCATCACTAACGTTCCGTCTGCTTCTTTTGTTACCTTATCGATTGGTTTATTCCCGTGAATATGTGCGCCTTCTTCTGTTGCAATATCGCGGTATCCTTCACGAATGAGGGTATCGAATTCAGTTAATGGCAACTCTTTCCGGAAGAATAAGTGCGTATCGACGCCAAATGAGTGGAAAACTCCAGCCAATTCTACCCCGATATAACCTGCTCCATACACAGCAATACGCTTCGGTAATTCAGTCATCGCGAAGACATCATCAGAGACAATTCCTAGATCGCCCCCTTCAATTGGCAAGCGACTCGGACGTCCACCAGGAGCCACTAAGATATGATCAGCGGTATATTCCGTTCCATCTACTGCAACAGTTTTTGGTCCGACGAATTTAGCGTAGCCTCTAATCAACTGAACATGATTATTGTCAAGTCCGCGCTTATACGCCCCATGTAAGAAATCAATATAATTCTCACGATTCGTCACTAGGCGCTCAAAATTTAACTGTGGTGCATCACTTAGCTCTAGACCATATCCTTCTCCATATAACTTAATATCATCCAAGAGTTGCGATACATACCACATCACTTTTTTCGGTACACAGCCCAGGTTGACACAAGTACCGCCTAACTCGTTTGCTTCAATCAGGGCCACTTTTGCTCCACGTTCACCGGCACGATTTGCCGAAGCAATCCCGCCACTACCGCCACCAATTACTAAATAATCAAAATGTGTTTCACTCATCTAATCACCTTTCTATTATCAATTCCACTCACAATATACCACTTTTACCGGATTAATAGCAATTATTCTGTTTACTCAATAGATTTCTTTTCAACTGGCTAGCTCTACATAAATTTGTATAGTTTGCGATAATCCTTTTGAAACTTAGCCCAGACAAGAGTATACTTAAAGAAATAGTTCTAAAGATAAAGGAGAGTTTTTGTGGAAAAACGTGCATCATATTGGGAATTATTTACCTCAATGTTTTATTTAAGTGCCTTCACGTTCGGAGGCGGGTATGTGATTGTGCCTTTAATGGAAGATAAATTCGTAAAGGAATTAGGTTGGATTGATTATGATGAGATGTTAGACTTAATCGCTCTCGGACAATCGGCGCCGGGTGCGATCGCTGTTAATACGTCGGTGTTGATCGGATATCAACGATTAGGGATACTTGGAGCAGTGGTTTCTACTTTAGGAACTGTCCTCCCGCCCCTATTGATTATGACCGGTCTATCCTATATTTATTTGCTTGTTCGCGATAATCCGTATGTGAACAATATGCTTCTTGGCATGTCAGCCGGCGTTGCCGCGATTATTGTCAATGTCGTCTATAAGATGGCGCGTCGCATTATTGATCAGCAAAAACTTGTGCCCATTCTCGTCATGATCGGGGCCTTTATCTTAGTAATCGGCTTCCATGTTCATATTTTATGGATTTTATTCGGTGCGGGTTTAATCGGACTGATCACGACACTCATGGAGGGTGATTCAGTATGATTTATCTTGAATTACTTCTGACGTTCATGCTGGTGGGGGCGCTTGGTTTCGGTGGTGGCTATGCGGTGCTCCCTTTGATTGAAGAGCAATTGGTCGTCAATCACGGTTGGCTGACGACGCAAGAATTTATCGATATATTGACACTTTCTGAGATGACACCGGGACCTATTGCTGTCAATGCAGCAACATTTTCTGGTAACCGTATTGCGGGGGTGTTCGGAGGGATTGTAGCGACAATCGGTGTCGTTTTACCTTCTTTCGTTATTGTCATACTGATTGCCTATCTTTACTTCAAGTTCCGACAGTTGCGCTTATTTCAAGGGATAGTCGAAGGGTTACGCCCAGCTGTAGTGGCCTTAATTGCCTCAGCTGGACTCACTATTTTCCTTAATGCCCTCTTTCATACCACAGATAACGCTCAATGGTCATTACATCATGTCAATATAGTTAATGTTTTCCTTTTTGTTATCGGCTTTATCGGTATCCGCAAGTACCAACTATCCCCGATCAACATCATTCTCCTATGCGGTGGGCTAGGTATGATGATTTACAGTTTTATCTAAAAAAACAGCGAAAAGGCAATGCTCACGGAATGGTAAGCATTGCCTTTTCGTATGTTTTCTTATTTTTGTAAACTTGTACTCTGGCGGTTCAATGAGCGTTCTGGACGGGATTTGTGTCCATAAATGCGCGGTAAGAACCAAGAGTCAATGAATGGTGCCGCAATATTCATCATAATAATGGCAATACCAATGGCACCTGGGAAACCAACAGCAATACGCAAAATCCCTGTTAGGAGTCCACCAGCAATGGCAAAGACGGTTTTCCCATCCGGTGTTAATGCACCCGAACTGTAGTCAGTTGCCATATAGGTTGCGGCAAAAAATAAGGTGCCGCTCAAGGCGTGAGCCATCATATATTCCAAGTTAAATCCGGACCAAAAACAAGCGACAGTCACTGTTGATAGGATAAATAAAATTGGAATCTTTGGATTAATAACGCGTCTGACGATTAAGTAGATCATTCCGATTAAGATGGCTAATTTCGATGTTTCCCCGATGTTTCCGCCCATGTTGACACCGAGAAACATTTCCCATAATTCAGGAACAGCTTCGGCTACTTCAGTTGCGCCACGACTAAGATACTCAAGGGGGGTAGCTGTCGTCACGTAATCGACATGATAACCGCCGTATGGGCCAGCGAAGAATCCTTTTGGCAAGACCCAATTAGCAAAAAATGGCGTAAAGAATACTTTGGCGATAACCCGGGCTGTTAAGGCTGGGTTCAAATAATTCTTCCCAAGCCCACCGCCGAGCCCAAAATTCCAATGCTTAATAATAAAAACAGCGATAAAGGCTGCCACCGCGACAACCCAGAGTGGGGCTGAAATAGGAAAACTTAGCCCCAACAAAAGACCTGTCACATACACACTACGGTCATGAAGAGTGACCTTTTGATAGGTTAGCTTCTGATAACCATATTCTGATAAGACCGAAACAAGCAGGGCAACTCCAAGTTGGACAAATACCCACCAACCGAAGAAGTAGACAGCTGCGATAATCGGAGGGATCAAGGCAATGATTACTTCGGTCATGACTTGCTTAGATGTTCGCGGATTGCGAATATGAGGCGATGGCCCTGTCTGTAATTTGCTTTCAACATCTTTCATATTGATCGTGCCTGCCATCCTTAGCCCTCCTCTGCTGCTTTAATAGCCGCTTTCGCTCCACGAATATTTTCTAAGAGCGGAATCTTTGATGGACAGATGAATGAACAGTTCCCACATTCAATACAATCCATGGCGCCAAGTTCCTTCGCCTTATCAATATCCCCACGTTCAAAAGCTTCTGAAATAAGGATCGGTTGTAAACTAACCGGACAGACGTGAAGACATTCCGCACACATAATACAGTCTTGGCGCTCACCCACTTCGGCTTCTTGTGGGGTCAGAACGGTTA
Coding sequences:
- the gorA gene encoding glutathione-disulfide reductase, whose amino-acid sequence is MSETHFDYLVIGGGSGGIASANRAGERGAKVALIEANELGGTCVNLGCVPKKVMWYVSQLLDDIKLYGEGYGLELSDAPQLNFERLVTNRENYIDFLHGAYKRGLDNNHVQLIRGYAKFVGPKTVAVDGTEYTADHILVAPGGRPSRLPIEGGDLGIVSDDVFAMTELPKRIAVYGAGYIGVELAGVFHSFGVDTHLFFRKELPLTEFDTLIREGYRDIATEEGAHIHGNKPIDKVTKEADGTLVMHFSDGTTHETDEIIWATGRQPSTDNLGLEHTAVELDNKGYIKVDKYQNTTADGIYSVGDVIGKVELTPVAIAQGRQLSERLFGGKPDAHVNHENIPTVVFTHPPIGTVGLTERDAREQYGDDQVTIYTNSFTAMHSSITAHRQRTHMKLVCVGDDERVVGLHGIGAGMDEMLQGFAVAIKMGATKQDFDDTIAIHPTSAEEFVTMR
- a CDS encoding chromate transporter; the encoded protein is MEKRASYWELFTSMFYLSAFTFGGGYVIVPLMEDKFVKELGWIDYDEMLDLIALGQSAPGAIAVNTSVLIGYQRLGILGAVVSTLGTVLPPLLIMTGLSYIYLLVRDNPYVNNMLLGMSAGVAAIIVNVVYKMARRIIDQQKLVPILVMIGAFILVIGFHVHILWILFGAGLIGLITTLMEGDSV
- a CDS encoding ATP-binding cassette domain-containing protein, encoding MIILENVNKQYTIKSGFIHKNIQTVDALKHINLTIDKGETIGLIGLNGAGKSTLLKLILGILTPNDGSVKLFGKTPVDHRKLLMKDVGVVFGQRPQLRWDVSPKDAYDLNKEIYKIDTEQYQKNLHYYADKLRVKDFWDRPVRTLSLGQKMRADLLAALLHNPSLLILDEPTIGMDVVSRNVMLELIKELKQQVTILFTSHNLSDVYELCDRFVILNHGQVVIDEKKSVISQRIGFVSIQVTIAESTLNFEPANFSITKANDYEYRIEDVPKEQLKEVLNDLYEHNTIEELSIQNNNLEAILNQLEGANV
- a CDS encoding RnfABCDGE type electron transport complex subunit D, translated to MAGTINMKDVESKLQTGPSPHIRNPRTSKQVMTEVIIALIPPIIAAVYFFGWWVFVQLGVALLVSVLSEYGYQKLTYQKVTLHDRSVYVTGLLLGLSFPISAPLWVVAVAAFIAVFIIKHWNFGLGGGLGKNYLNPALTARVIAKVFFTPFFANWVLPKGFFAGPYGGYHVDYVTTATPLEYLSRGATEVAEAVPELWEMFLGVNMGGNIGETSKLAILIGMIYLIVRRVINPKIPILFILSTVTVACFWSGFNLEYMMAHALSGTLFFAATYMATDYSSGALTPDGKTVFAIAGGLLTGILRIAVGFPGAIGIAIIMMNIAAPFIDSWFLPRIYGHKSRPERSLNRQSTSLQK
- a CDS encoding chromate transporter, whose amino-acid sequence is MIYLELLLTFMLVGALGFGGGYAVLPLIEEQLVVNHGWLTTQEFIDILTLSEMTPGPIAVNAATFSGNRIAGVFGGIVATIGVVLPSFVIVILIAYLYFKFRQLRLFQGIVEGLRPAVVALIASAGLTIFLNALFHTTDNAQWSLHHVNIVNVFLFVIGFIGIRKYQLSPINIILLCGGLGMMIYSFI